The following is a genomic window from Pelodiscus sinensis isolate JC-2024 chromosome 12, ASM4963464v1, whole genome shotgun sequence.
tcttctccctctgggACGGGGCGCTCTGCTTGCTGCAGGCTGGCACCCCTGCTGGCCTACAGCTCTGCTGGGCCAGCATCTCTGTCAGCTGCCATTCCCTCAGCCTGCGACTCCTCTGTCCCTGCAGGACCCTTCGGCCAGGCCACCATGTGCCAGGCCCAGGTGCCAACTCTGGGGGTGCTTCGGCGCTGGAGCACCCCCAGAAAAAAAtgagcagcccccaccagcagccagtcccctcgcccccccgccACGTTCCCCCACAGCCACTTGTCTGCTGGCAGCCCCGGTGAGCAAGAGTGGGGCGAGGCGggtggggatgggaagaggcaggatggggacTCGGGGCAGCCGGCTCTCAGCACCGCCTGGCTCGCGCCCCGCCCAGCGAAGGCCGGAGTGCGCCGCCGGAGCCCCTGCAATGCGCTGCAGTGCCCcgggcagccatttaaagggcccacaGCTCCAGCTGTAATGGCAGCCGGAGCCCAGGCCCCTCAGAATCGCTCACCCCGGGGTCTCCTTTGCCCCCCTGTTGTTGGGCCCGAGTGGCTGGCAGGGGAACCCGGGCCTACTCTCTGCTCCGGGTTCCGGCTCCGGTTCGTGTAGCTCCTTCGGCATCTTGCTGCCTTtccttgagccccccccccccctcccccggattggccagtctctcagctcccCAGGGAATAAGCATGGGCGGCTATAGCGCCCCCACACATcacccctccgggaggggctactaaccccctccctgcagccccctctccgcccgactccctgccctgcctgttcCAAGCAGGGCGAGCTTCCTCCCAATTCAGCTCatgcagggccagcgggggaggaCCCTCCATCCCGCCTTTCCTTGTTAGTCTCACCCCCCCCGGGATGGCCCTGGCCAGCTTGTCCCCAGGGAGGTTGGCCCCCTTCTCTGGAGATGGAGCCACCCCAGCTAgacagcccctcctccccgcgGAAGGGGAACCACCCCCGATGTCACCGACTAGCCGGGCGAGATCGTGGGACCAACATGCCCCACCCCTCGGCCCGCTGACTTCGGAAGCCCACGTGATCTGAGAGCGCGTCACAGCCTGGGCCCAAGAGGCCAGCGCCGTCCTGTCGGCCGCCTGCCCCGGCAAGATGGTCTTTAGATTCCCctcagggcagcctcccccccaggctAGCTCATCTTCCTGGAGTGGCTGAAGGTCTCTTGCGGGCAATCCTGGATTTCTTACAAATCGGGCATCCGCAGGTGTGTCCCGGTCAGCTCTCCGGTCCCACGCCCCGCCCGGTCCCACCCGCGCGAGCTTCCCCTGCTCAGAGCTTTCTTCCCAGGCTTGAGTCTTGCGGTCCCGGGGCCGTGTAGCGAGGGGCTACAGGCCACCTTCTCAGCCCCCTTCCTTCCTGGACTACAGCCGGCCTCTTTCGGTGCACGGGCTGGGGGTTTGCCAATGGCGGGACATGCTCcttgggaggaggtggaggaacatagcgggcggggagccaggcgccACCTGGGGCTGGCCGTAGGCGCGCTCAGAGCTACGGTGGCAAAGAAATCTGCCAAAACAAGAGAGTGGGATGGAGCCTCTTTGGATTTTGGTTTTGCTCCCGTTCTGAGCCACAAACCGGGGCGGGCGGCAACATAAGCACCAGGTGCAAGGGCGTGAGAGTCAGCACAGCCTGGAGTGGGTGCCCAAGAGCAGCGCTCCCAAGGGGAGGCCAGTGGGAAGTTACTGGGGGCAGTAGAGGAAGGTGCCAACCCGCCCTGGCACTCAGCCGCCCGGTCGCAGTGCCGGCAGGACTCAGGGGCCTCCCCGCTGTGTCTCCTGCCAGGcgctctgctgctgggggctgctgcgGGCAGAGGGCAGGTGCGGGAGCGGCTGGTGAGCGgtggcagaggggcagagggCCGAGCTGGCCCCGCAGGGCCCCGCGAGGAGCCCTGGAGACAGACCCCGCTGGGAGCAGACGCCCCAGGGAAGCGTCGCTGCGGGGGCTCGCTccgcgcctcccctccccttcccccggcgGGCAGGAAAACAGGCCGTGTTGACAAAGCCGGCGCTGTCCCCGCTCTCGGGGCCGCTCTTCCTGGAAGCGGCCGGGGACAGCAGGCGGAGGCTCATTTAGCTCGTTACCGAGGCCGGGGAAGGGCGGCGCACGGCCGTGTCTCCCGCAGATTAGAAAGCTTTCAGTGCGGGCCCAGGGCCGCCTCCCTCGTTACTGCGTTAATGGCTTCCCAGAACCGCTCCTGCCCAGCACAGCCGCAGCCTGGGGCACGGGAAAACAGCCCTAATGagccgggggggccggggccgcaGGGCGGGGCAGGAATGCGCCGGGCCCCGGGCAAAGTGGGGACGTCGCAGGCCCCCTGCCTTCCCGGATGCCCCCAGCTCGCCCCTTGCCCCAGTGGTGGTCAGGCCCAAGCATGTGGTCTGGGCTCTGCGTCCACAGGCCAGCCAGTGATTCCCGCCCTGGGGGGCTGCGCCCTgcttactcatagactcatagactttaaggtcagaagggaccattatgatcatctagtctgaccccctgcacagtgcaggccacagaatctcgcccacccctcttagaataatcctctcacctatgtctcagatattgaagccttcaaatactttgaaggccccaacatgcagagaatcctccagctgtgatctgtgcccaatgctacagaggaaggcgaaaaacctccagggcctctgccaatctaccctggaggaaaattccttcctgaccccaaatatggcgatcagctaaaccctgagcatgggggcaagactcaccagccagacacccagaaagttccctatagcaactcctatcatccctccattgacctatttccaactggtaatgaatggtcaattagttaccaagatcatgttatttcatccaaccatccccttatcatagaatcagaactggaagagacctcagaaggtcgtcaagtccagccctccgctctaggcaggaccaatcccatctaaatcaacccggccagggctttgtcaagccgagacttaaacacctctagggatggagactccactacttccctaggtaacccattccaatgcttcactaccctcctagtaaaatagtttttcctaatatccaatctggacctctcccaccacaacttgagaccattgctccttgttctgccatctgtcactactgagaacagcctctctccatcctctttggaacctcccttcaggaagttgaaggctgctatcaagtcccccctcactcttcgcttctgcagactaaacagacccaagtccctcagcctctcctcgtaggtcatatgctccagccccctaatcattttggttgccctccgctggaccctctccaatgcgtccgcatcctttttgtagtggggggcccagaactggacacaatactccagatgtggcctcaccaaagccgaataaaggggaataatgacatctctggatctgctggcaatgctcctcttaatgcagcctaatatgccattagccttcttggctacaagggcacactgttgactcatatctagcttctcatccactgtaacccccaggtccttttctgcagaactactactgcagaactactactacTTACATGGCTTCCTGGGGCCATGGCTCGGGCCTGACCGAGGGACTGTGCGCTTGGCTGGCAGGACTTTCCCGTGGTCCCTGCAAGCCTCGACATCTCCTGCCTGTCTCCTGAATGCTGTACCCTGGCAGCAGCACGGCCCCCACCATGAGGAAAGCCCCCACCATGAGGaaacgttaaagactaacaagatggcccacaaaagctcatcacctaataaaccatcttgttagtctttaaagcgctacattgtcctgtattttgcttcagctaccccagactaactcagctacatctctatcactactcCTCAATCACAAGGCATTTTGCAAGGGTACCAGCTGTGGGCCCCAGCAGGCACCTGTGTGGCGTGGGAGTTAGCCTGGTCCCCCCGTGCTCAGGGTTAGGGTGGCTGTCTTGTGGCTGGTAATCCTGCCCCCACCAGTGTGCCCTGTAAGATGGGCGCCTGTGCGACCCACAGCCAGAAGCATGTTTCTAGCGGTGCGCATTTTCACATGCCCCAGGGTACGGAACAAAATGAttccaaaggtccatttagcccagcaccctgtcttccgtggtcaatgccagatgctccagagggaatgaacaatcatcaagtgatccctcctctgtcacccattcccagcttctcacaaacagaggctattcTGCCCATCCTGATTAATGACCATTGATGGACttaccctccatgaattgatctagctccttttcgaaccctgttacagtcttggacttcacaacatcctctggcaaggagttccacaggttgactgtgcactgtgtgaggaAATACTGCCTTTGGATTGttataaacctgctgcctgttaatttcctttggtgacccctaattcttgtattgtgggaacaagtaaagaacttttccttattcactttctccgccccagtcatgattttacagtcAGGGAAGGGTTTCTCAGCTCAGGGCTTCCAAAGGGAGACAAGAAACATGGGGTGTGTTCTGAGACACAGGGGAAGCTGTGGGTTAAAAGTGGCTGGGCTGATCTGCTGCCATATTGGACTGAGGCGTGTTGACTGCTCTGGAAAACTGCTCAGCAAGCCATGCCTTCTGGTCTACTGTGAACAGAGAAGTGTCCTGCCCCAGGGGGTCTGTGTGGTTCTTATAAGCCTCCTTCACCTCTTCTAGGACGTGCTGAACCCAGCTGTGGGGGCGGGGTTGGAGGAGCTGCCGGGTGAAAACTCGGGGGGAACCCCAAATCAGCGAAGGGGCTCTGACCTGGGAGCACGAACCGTGTGACATGGCCACGCACAGTGGCCTAGGGCCCATGAGCGCCTGCTTTCAGCAAATCTCTCTAACGGCCAGAAGTGGGAGCTAGATGGGGCAGGCTCACCGCAGAGAATCTTTCACTATCTTTGGGATCAGGAAAGAACTTCCCGCGGATCAGcggggcagaggccctggcctcgtctgcccccctctgcAGCGTGGCGTGAGGGTTGGGCGCTGGTTGGAAAGCAGAGGAAGCGGCGTCCGCGGCACGTGGAGTCTTTCAACCGAGGGGGGAGGGCGTCCGTCGCTTAACCAGAGCCTCGGGGGCTCTCACGGGGTGGGCGTGGGTTGTGTGGCCTGCGATGTGCAGGAGGCCCCAGGCAACCACAACGGTCCCTTCTGACCGCCACGGCTGGAGCGTGTCAGAGGTCTGTGCGCACGGCCCGTTTCCACGGTTCCCGCTGGCTCACCCTGTATTCGTGGGGGCCGGGATCAGGCCTTGGGCGCTGTGCGGGGCCAGGCTCCTGCCGGCCCAGTGTGCCTGTCCGTGCAGGCTTGGTGGCAGGGACACAGCGACACTGTGATTGAATTCGGTGTGGAtggcagggagggagccgggcCCCCTCTTGGAGCGCGGGAGAGGAGCAGGATCcgattctctctccccctgcctttcccccGCGGGAGAAGTCATGGCCAGGGAGCTCTCTGCGCAGAAGCCCACCTCCCGGGTAGGTTCACACAGTCATGTGGCTGGAGCACTTCATTACGGGAAGCCAATATAAACCCTGCTCCCCTCGCAGAGGGGAAGTCCTGACACAAAGGCGAAGAGTCTCTCCCAGCGAGCCCGGCCGAGCCCGCACGGTAAGCCCCGGGCCGTGTCCAAAGGGCTGGGAGGTGCCaagtctagggcaggggtggggaacctcttctGGGTCAGGGGCCATGCAAACGTGAGACCCaacctccccacatttcccttgcacgcCAGCGCCTGGGGGGGCGGGCTAGGAGATTTTGTGGGcgcccctgggctctgggggggggccaAAAGTGAGGTGCTCagtgtgagggagggggctgctgggagggagggtacaggagtgggttggggggggtctgGGAAGATGGGAGGGTTACGCCTCGGGCctcggggaccagatccaggcaagctgggggccgcgtTCGGACCCTGGGCCTTAGGGTCACCCCCTGGTCTAGGGTTTGTAGCGGGTGAGGTTTATGAGTGAAGGACACAGCTTTTAAACCTGCCCCTCCCCGGCcacgcagccctggctccaggggaCCCGGAGGCAGGGTCGCCGAGCTGATGGGGTGGGCtcagccctgctgggagcccTTCGACCCTCCTGGGGGCCAGCCCTGTGCATTTTGCTGATGTGCCCACAGGGCCTGATCCAGGAGCTGGGGCCCGTTGTGCCGGTGGTGGCACGGAGACGCCAGGAAAAGCccgtccctgccccagagccccgaCCACATGCAACAGGCGACTGAGATGCGCCCACAGGGGGTTGCTCTGTGTCCCCaccccccccctgcatctcccgGCCTCGCCTGCCAGCCAACCCCCCCTCGCACCCCGAGCCCCCCCAgaaccccctgctgccagcacaaTGGGGGGGCTGCTGGTGCCCCACTTGCTGCTTTCCACTGTGCTGGGTTCCACCCCACGGCTCGTTAGCCAGTTCTCGCCCACGGAACCTCCTGGCTAACGAACGCTGAGCGGGAGCGGTGCCGATTGGCCAGGCGTTCAGTGGGGCTGGTCATCGCCCTTCGCCGGGGGCCCCCGGTGGGGCTGAACTCCCCCGGGGggctctcagctgggagcccaggggcCCGAGCCGCTGGACCCGGAGTGGAGCCCCGGCACGCGCctcctggggggctggaggctacTGGAGGGGCAGGCCCCGGACAGGCGCCCTCCTGAGAGCAGGGGCGTTTGCAGGGAACACGGGGCTCCGGGCCGGTCGCAGCCTGGGCCTGACACACGCGCCCCAGGCCGCCAGGTTTGGCTCATCCCCGCGCGGTGCAGTTCGGGGCAGGGGCCAGTCGCTCACCGGCCCACAGCCCCGCAGCTGCAGGCCGGCCGGCCGGGGGCACGCCTGAGCCCGGGCTCACACGGGGGCTGCGCTGCCCTGGCTGAGACAGCACAATTCAACAGCCATGCTTCATGTGgtgcctctgccctggccctgccccaaacccctgtctgccctgccccacggcaTGCCCCAAatccctgtctgccctgccccacggcctgcCCCAAATccttgtctgccctgcccccccacggcctgccccaagcccctgcctgccctgccccccacggcctgccccaaactcctgcctgccctgccccacggcctgcCCCAAATCCCTGTCTGCCCTGTCCCCCCATGGcctgccccaaactcctgcctgccctgccccacggcaTGCCCCAAATccttgtctgccctgcccccccacggcCTGCCCTAAATccttgtctgccctgcccccccacggcctgccccaagcccctgcctgccctgccccccacggcatGCCCCAAATCCCCGTCTGCCCTGTCCCCCCATGGCCTGCCCCAAatcactgcctgccctgccccccacggcatGTCCCAAATCCccgtctgccctgcccccccatggcctgccccaagcccctgcctgccctgcccccccacggcctgccccaaacccctgcctgccctgccccccacagcatgCCCCAAatccctgtctgccctgccccccacggcatGTCCCAAatccctgtctgccctgccccccacggcctgccccaaacccctgcctgccctgccccccacagcatgCCCCAAatccctgtctgccctgccccccacggcatGCCCCAAACCCctgtctgccctgctcccccatggcctgccccaaacccccgttgccctgccccccacagcctgctcacatctctgccctgctccccacagcctgccccctagGGCCTGCCCacatctctgccctgccccctaagTCCATTCCCACGGCATAGAGCAGTCCCGCGCCGGGCCTTGTGCACTGGCTCCCCTGACTCCGTGCTGAGGCGCACTCGGAGGGGCCTGGTTGTGGGGCGCCAGCCGGCCCCACGCCGCGCGGCGCCCACGTGAGGGCCAGCTCAGAGCCGTGGAGCTGGGGATTGACCTGCGGCGCAGCCAGTCCCCGACCCACCTCCCCTCGCGCAGGTTCCCTGGGGGAGCATGCTGAACATGCTGCTGCTGAgctggggggtgctgcagggcatCCAGGCCATCCTCAGCACGGACCTCGGCAACAGCCCCCTGCAGGACATGCGTCCCGGCCCGGGGGGGCCCGACAGGCCCAGCTACCTCGGCCTGCTGCAGAAAATCAAGGAGGCGCCCCTGGGGCCTGCAGGTGAGTGCTCCGCACAGGCCTTGTccccagggccggctcgagccagtCCTGCGCCCCGGGTGGCGGGCGCACGACGCATGcgcagctctgcccccgggcgcgctgcgcaccttacagctgcaatcagtgcgtggcaccccttagagctgccatctgGCGCCCCCCATAGGTCGGCACCCTGGGccgctgcccggctagcccccccctaaTCCGGCCCTGCTTGCCCCTCTattcggcactggggaggccacatctggagtgttgtgtccagttctgggccccccactacagaaaggaggtggatgcattggagaggggccagcggagggcgacccAAATGATGAGGAGCCGAAGCACAAGACCtccgaggagagactgagggatttgggtttgttcagtctgcagaagagcagagtgaggggggatttgagagcagcctgcacctccctgaaggggggttccaatgaggctagagagaggctgttctcagtgggggcagatgacagaacaaggagcaatgggctcctgaggtctcttccagccccctgcccaaagcaactgccaagcttggtatcatctgcaaacttaataatcgtcctctctatgccatcatcgaaattgttgatgaagacactgaacagaaccggtcccaaaacacccagggaggggggtggaatctccatccctaggggtgtttaagtcctggcttgcaaagccctggctgggatgattgagttggaattggtcctgctttgggcacggggctggactcggtgcctcctggctcctgaggtctctgccaggtctatgattctattagcAGTTCtgcggaaaaggacctgggggttacagtggatgagaagctggatatgagtcagcagggtgcccttgtagccaagaaggtgaatggaatatcaggttgcattaggaggaacgttgccagcagatctagagaagtgattattcccctttattgggctctggtaaggccacatctgggctgtgtctacattggcacccttttccggaaaagggatgctaatgagacacttcggaattgcaaatgccgcgggggatttaaatatcccctgcggcatttgcatgaacatggctgccacttttttccggctcggggctttgcttaaattcaggaataagggatgttccggaaaaggctttattttccgaaagatcccgtctagattggcgcttttctccggcaaagccccgagccggaaaaaaacggcagccatgttcatgcaaatgccgcgggggatatttaaatcccccgtggcatttgcaattccgaagtgtctcattagcatcccttttccggaaaagggtgccagtgtagacacagtcctggagtattgtatccagttctgggcccccctctctagaaaggatgtggacacattggagagggtccagcggagggcgaccgaaatgatttgggggctggagcgcatgacctatgaagagagactgaggggtttgggtttgtttagtctgcagaagagaagagtgaggggggatttgagagcagcctgcaactccctgcagggggttccaaagaggatggagagaggctgttctcagtgggggcagatggcagaacaaggagcaatggtctcaagttgcagtgggggaggtctaggttggatagtaggacaaacgatttccctaggcgggtgggaagcgctgggctgggttccctagggcgggggtggaatctccatccctagaggtgtttaagtctcggcttgaccaagccctggctgggctgattgagtcggggttggtcctgcttcgagcagggggctggacttgatgcctcctgaggtctcttcgggtatgtctacactaccaccctagttcgcactaggagggtaatgtaggcaaccggagttgcaaatgaagcccgggatttgaatttcccgggcttcatttgcatatagccgggcgccgccatttttaaatccccgctagtgcagactccgtgccgcacggctacacgcggcacggactaggtagttcggactaggcttcctattccgaactaccggtactcctcgagAATGCACTGCAGGTTCTCCTGTGTGATAAAGACAGACCCCCCTATTCCCCATCCATGGGGgtctgcaggaggtgctgggcggGGATAGAGCGCCCCTTCAGCCCGGCAGGGTCACCCTCTGGGGCTGACTCACAATAACTAAGAGTGGAGCCATGTCAGACCCTCTCCCGTGTTTGGCTCCGTCAAGCCTGAGTTCCCTCCACTGATGAGCTCTTGGAGGTGGGGCTGTCTGTCCTATGGGGCTCAGCCTGGGGCACTGGGATAGGCAGGCCCCACCCGGGGAAGGTGGCGGGCCAATAGGAGATGCTCGCTGGGGAGTTAGGCGCCTCTCAGATGGGTGAGTCCTTTGCATCTCCAGGGCACATCACTgtgaccaggggtgggcaagagagcctctgtgggccagatgcgGCCTGCAGACACCCtgccacttctcccccccccggccaattGAGACTTGGGGCTCGGGGAGCCAgcaaagtctcctctccccaccgGGGGGCATGGCGCCCAGAGGGATTCACCAGCACCGgcaggggggcaaagacttcatgtgcttcccctgtccccagccaatcagggtctatgggcgggggagcatggaagtgtcctggccccaccccttctgtctgaggccacaccccttctgtctgaggccacaccccttctgccccccccatctaaaattattgcctcccccagtgcccctccactCTGGACTGTCGAGAAGTGGGTAGGGGGGGCAGAGTGAGGCTCTGACTTCACCAGTCGGCCGCGTCCGTCACCATGTCTGTGCTCCACAGGGATTCGCCCCCGGCCTGGCTTTGACAGGATGGCGGTGGAGCTGCGCGTAGCAGACGAGGACCTCATGCAGGAAGCCAGTGTCCTCGAGCCAGAGGTAActtcctgggacccctgggggtCGCTCACATCCTCTCCCCGACGAGACGTGTTGTGGGACATGCCACAAATTCCTCAGCCCCCGTGGAGCCTCGGCCTGCGCTTGACCCTGGGGAAGTCGCTTCTTGTGGCACTTTTGTGCTCTCGAAGCTCAGGGTCGCCCTGCGActtttcatgggggggggggagaaaaatcgGGCGCAGCAATCCGGATGCAGTGTGGTCTGCCTGGGTTTGCAGAGAGCCTGAGGCAGGAGGCGAGGGGGGGCTGAACCAGTCCTCTCGCTGGTGTGCTCATCCCCAACGACGACAATTTCAGAGTCAGGCCTGGCCGCTGGTCCACTGCTGATCGTTTCCGTGGGCACATCCAGCAAGCAACTTCCTACGTTCTCCTGGAGCCCCCGGGCCTGATCTCTCTAGTCGGGCCCGGATGCCAACACCCGCAGCTCTCCCATGCCCGGCAGCTGCTGAGCTGGGTGAGGGGCTGGCAGTGCAAGGCTCCGCCACACACTGGCAGCTGGAGTGCGAGGACAGTGCGAAAGACATTGAAATCAGTCGCAAGACAAGCAGTCCCAAGGCTATTGcaggggcggggcgctggctgctTCCATGGTGACTGCATGACAAACCTATGACCTGACGCTGTCGCCAAATGTCACCAGAAGCACTTGCTGCTGAGGACGCAGGGCCTGGACTCACCAGGGTTGTGTATTGTGTAACCCCACCCCCTGAGACATGGGGGCACCCCCTGGCAGAGCAGCTCGTCCTCTGGAAGGGGATAGCATCACTAGGGAATTCTCCTCTCCCACAGACCCAGTTCTGGCATACACCTCTGCAGGGGGCCGACAGACCTGCCAGGCCTCTGGGGAAGGTGGCTCCTCGCttgcagaaggggcgggggccacatgtggaaggggcggggcctcatgtggaaggggcggggctaaggctgccagccctcagcgctgctcAGCATGCAGcccgccccttctccagcccTAAGAGCCGCATGGAGCGCATGGCGTGGCActctggcggtgatttaaaggggcccggAGCTTTGGCTGCTGCAGTAGTAGCAGCCAGGAGCCttgggcccctttaaattgccagacGCCGCGGCAACTACCCCTTTGCACATGTGTCACGTCCCTTTCTGGGGATGGGCTGGAGCCCAAGTGGCCCCGTAAAGCAATTCCAACTCAGCGCAGGCCCAGCAAAGGCtcgtcctgccccttctgcgcagCACAAACGTTCCGCTCaccaagttgactgagcccctgttaaGCATCAATACTGCAAAGCTGGGTTCTTTTCATTTGCCTTCTTGTCTTTAAGGTTCTAGGGTTTGCACAGGgagaaggacacacacacacacacacacactcacctggGGTACCTGGAGCTACATCCTCCCGGGGCAACACACAGGGGGCACACCGGGTTGCGGGAAAGGGTGCACTCTGCAGAGAGGGgtatggaggagcagtggggggaggggacacagcagTGAGAGACAGCAAGAGCGGGGCACATAAAGAACCGGCGGGTGGGCGGCAGAGGCGAAAGTCGGGACACCGGCATGCGGGCTTAAAAATGGGAGTGTCTCTTTAAAAACCAGACGTTGGCTCCCCCTACATCGGCCTGTATGAACACCCTGTCTTTCTGCACCCCCTGCAGGTGCTGTCCGCAGCTCTGGAGACCACGGACCGGGAGGAGCGCTCCCCACGCCGGTGCGTCCGCCTGCTGGAATCCTGCCTCGGGCACCAGCTCCCCTGCTGCGACCCGTGTGCTACCTGCTACTGCCGCTTCTTCAATGCCTTTTGCTACTGCAGGAAAATCAACGCCACCTTCCCCTGTGGCAAGAACTAGCTAGGGCGTGTTCCCCGGCGGCTGCCCTCTTTTCTCGCTCCTGGGAGTAGTCCCTGGTTTTCCTTGCGCCCGGGTGCCCTTTGCATCTCCAATAAACCGTCTACGAGTAAATTTGCCTGGTTCAGCTGTTCCATCCAGGCTTTTGCTGGGCCTCTCCCAGAGACACGCTCCGGCAGGAAAGCACCTTACTGAGGTGCCCAGTAGCAAGAAGCACCTTCCTGGGTCTGATTtctggagtctgggcaggaggggcaaggg
Proteins encoded in this region:
- the AGRP gene encoding agouti-related protein isoform X1; its protein translation is MWLEHFITGSQYKPCSPRRGEVLTQRRRVSPSEPGRARTVPWGSMLNMLLLSWGVLQGIQAILSTDLGNSPLQDMRPGPGGPDRPSYLGLLQKIKEAPLGPAGIRPRPGFDRMAVELRVADEDLMQEASVLEPEVLSAALETTDREERSPRRCVRLLESCLGHQLPCCDPCATCYCRFFNAFCYCRKINATFPCGKN
- the AGRP gene encoding agouti-related protein isoform X2 is translated as MLNMLLLSWGVLQGIQAILSTDLGNSPLQDMRPGPGGPDRPSYLGLLQKIKEAPLGPAGIRPRPGFDRMAVELRVADEDLMQEASVLEPEVLSAALETTDREERSPRRCVRLLESCLGHQLPCCDPCATCYCRFFNAFCYCRKINATFPCGKN